A section of the Spirosoma oryzicola genome encodes:
- a CDS encoding 3-oxoacyl-ACP synthase III family protein, translated as MIRSVIAATGSCIPDTLVRNQDFLATQFFTPAGIAITTDKAVILDRFEAISGIQKRRYARPDQKASDLGLLAAGQALTSAGFDPETLDYLIVAHNFGDVAHQTNRVDLVPSLASRIKAGLAIKNSHCVAYDLAFGCPGWLEGVIQANYYIRSGDAQRCLIIGTETLSRVIDPSDRDSLLFSDGSGAIILEASPKGVTGILSHHTQTHAYEHADLLKMGNAYDPDQSEPADRFMKMNGRKLYEFALLHVPLVIKTALDKAGISISAVKKILIHQANHKMNVAILERLFKLYGQESPDLALMPMTISWLGNSSVATIPTLLDLVQRGQLANQRIEAGDTVVLASVGAGMNSNAVVYQF; from the coding sequence ATGATTCGCTCAGTCATTGCGGCAACGGGTAGTTGCATTCCGGATACCCTTGTTCGAAATCAGGATTTCTTAGCGACCCAGTTCTTTACCCCCGCAGGAATAGCCATTACCACCGATAAGGCCGTGATTCTAGACCGATTTGAAGCCATTAGCGGTATCCAGAAACGGCGCTACGCCCGCCCGGATCAGAAAGCCTCCGATCTGGGTTTACTGGCCGCTGGGCAGGCCCTGACAAGCGCGGGTTTTGATCCCGAAACGCTGGATTACCTGATCGTAGCCCACAACTTTGGCGATGTCGCGCATCAAACGAACCGGGTCGATCTGGTGCCCTCCCTGGCTTCTCGCATTAAAGCAGGCCTAGCCATAAAAAACTCTCATTGCGTAGCCTATGATCTGGCCTTTGGATGTCCAGGCTGGCTGGAAGGAGTTATTCAAGCGAACTACTACATTCGCTCGGGAGACGCCCAGCGCTGCCTCATCATCGGTACCGAAACGTTGTCACGGGTGATCGATCCTTCGGACCGGGATTCGTTGTTGTTTAGTGATGGCAGCGGGGCCATTATTCTGGAAGCCAGCCCCAAGGGTGTAACGGGTATACTATCCCACCATACTCAGACGCACGCATATGAACACGCTGACCTCCTGAAGATGGGTAACGCCTACGATCCAGACCAAAGCGAGCCTGCTGATCGGTTCATGAAGATGAATGGGCGAAAGCTCTACGAATTTGCTTTACTGCACGTTCCACTCGTCATTAAAACCGCATTGGATAAAGCAGGTATAAGCATTTCAGCAGTCAAAAAGATTCTGATCCATCAGGCGAATCACAAAATGAATGTTGCTATTCTGGAACGGCTCTTCAAGCTATACGGTCAGGAAAGTCCAGACTTAGCGTTGATGCCCATGACGATCTCTTGGCTGGGTAATAGTTCAGTGGCTACTATTCCGACCCTTCTCGATTTGGTTCAACGGGGCCAGCTCGCTAATCAACGGATCGAAGCCGGTGATACCGTGGTGTTAGCCTCGGTGGGAGCGGGCATGAATAGTAACGCCGTCGTTTATCAATTTTAA